Proteins encoded in a region of the Pocillopora verrucosa isolate sample1 chromosome 11, ASM3666991v2, whole genome shotgun sequence genome:
- the LOC131768634 gene encoding dihydroxy-acid dehydratase isoform X1, which yields MATQLKVNSKVLTGDVADQASWIKKIGARAHMRAIGFKDEDFVKPLITVACPYINVIPCNFHFRELADLVIEAVEEEGGKAVLCCTPVISDAMTMGTSGMKYSLISRDWITDCIEITHAGYTGDGMICLAGCDKTIPGVTMALPRLDACGVVIYGGTMLPGCGKKHTNLSAGSPFEALGSYSAGSMDIEDLKDIECHAIPGAGACGGMFTANTMSSVVETLGLSLPGSASGVAVDGENKVISAKKREVKEAVRALFSLMKSGKTAKNILSRKAFENAVTVMYALGGSTNGVLHLLALAHESEVEFCIEDFNKVGGKVPLIANVKPHGKYQMADLDKIGGLPLVLKELLDNGFLHGDQITVSGKTMAENLANVQRLSEIGQQDVVFPISSPVAPAGRHILILKGNLAPESAVLKLSGKDIAGVFRGPAVVFDGEEQAFQSVMKGKIKAGDVLVIRYEGPRGSPGMPEMLVPSGALVGAGLGKKVALVTDGRFSGASHGIMIGHVSPEAQVGGPIGLIQDGDIIVIDQENATLHVELTDDVLRERKLRWQPPPRRLTGLLQKYSRVVSSAHAGAVTH from the exons ATGGCGACTCAGCTGAAG GTCAATAGTAAGGTGCTCACTGGAGATGTTGCTGATCAAGCAAGTTGGATAAAAAAG ATTGGGGCAAGGGCACACATGAGGGCCATTGGATTCAAG GATGAAGATTTTGTGAAACCCTTGATAACTGTGGCTTGCCCCTATATCAATGTAATACCATGCAACTTTCACTTCAG GGAGCTTGCAGATCTTGTGATAGAGGCTGTCGAAGAAGAAGGAG GAAAAGCTGTCCTATGCTGCACACCTGTCATAAGTGATGCTATGACCATG GGAACAAGTGGTATGAAGTATTCCCTAATATCAAGGGACTGGATTACTGATTGTATTGAAATCACCCATGCTGGATACACTGGG GATGGCATGATCTGCCTTGCTGGCTGTGACAAGACAATTCCTGGTGTCACCATGGCCTTACCCAGGCTTGATGCA TGTGGTGTTGTTATTTATGGAGGAACAATGCTTCCTGGATGTGGAAAGAAACATACAAATCTGAGTGCTGGGAGTCCTTTTGAG gcACTTGGCTCATATAGTGCAGGCTCAATGGACATTGAAGATTTGAAGGATATTGAGTGTCATGCAATACCTGGTGCTGGAGCCTGTG gtggTATGTTCACTGCCAACACCATGTCATCTGTTGTAGAAACTCTTGGCTTGTCATTACCAG GTAGTGCTTCCGGTGTTGCTGTAGATGGGGAAAACAAG GTGATATCAGCTAAGAAGAGGGAAGTCAAAGAGGCTGTGAGGGCgttgttttctttgatgaaatcaggaaaaactgcaaaaaatattttgagtagGAAG GCTTTCGAAAATGCTGTAACAGTTATGTACGCTTTAGGTGGATCAACTAATGGAGTTCTTCATTTACTAGCTCTCGCCCATGA ATCTGAAGTAGAATTTTGCATTGAAGATTTTAATAAGGTTGGAGGAAAGGTTCCACTGATAGCAAATGTTAAACCACACGGCAAG TATCAAATGGCTGATTTGGACAAGATTGGAGGTCTTCCG TTAGTGTTGAAAGAACTACTGGATAATGGTTTTCTACATGGAGATCAGATCACAGTTAGTGGGAAAACAATGGCTGAAAATCTTGCAAATGTACAACGTCTTTCTGAAATAGGACAACAG GACGTAGTATTTCCAATTTCATCTCCAGTGGCGCCAGCTGGCAGACACATCTTGATTTTAAAG GGGAATCTTGCTCCTGAGAGCGCTGTACTCAAATTAAGTGGAAAAGATATAGCTGGAGTGTTTCGAGGTCCG GCAGTGGTATTTGATGGAGAAGAGCAAGCATTTCAAAGTGTTATGAAGGGAAAA ATCAAAGCCGGCGATGTACTGGTCATTCGGTATGAAGGTCCACGAGGCAG tcCAGGGATGCCAGAAATGCTGGTCCCTAGCGGTGCCCTGGTTGGCGCAGGACTGGGAAAGAAAGTAGCATTGGTAACAGACGGACGATTCAGCGGTGCTTCCCATGGTATCATGATCGGTCACGTGTCACCTGAAGCTCAGGTCGGAGGTCCGATAGGTTTGATACAAGATGGTGATATCATAGTAATAGATCAGGAAAATGCAACTTTGCATGTG gAACTCACAGATGACGTGCTGCGCGAGCGAAAGTTAAGATGGCAACCACCGCCCAGAAGGCTCACGGGACTACTTCAGAAGTACTCCAGAGTAGTTTCCAGTGCTCATGCGGGAGCCGTTACTCACTAA
- the LOC131768634 gene encoding dihydroxy-acid dehydratase isoform X2, with translation MATQLKVNSKVLTGDVADQASWIKKIGARAHMRAIGFKDEDFVKPLITVACPYINVIPCNFHFRELADLVIEAVEEEGGKAVLCCTPVISDAMTMGTSGMKYSLISRDWITDCIEITHAGYTGDGMICLAGCDKTIPGVTMALPRLDACGVVIYGGTMLPGCGKKHTNLSAGSPFEALGSYSAGSMDIEDLKDIECHAIPGAGACGGMFTANTMSSVVETLGLSLPGSASGVAVDGENKVISAKKREVKEAVRALFSLMKSGKTAKNILSRKAFENAVTVMYALGGSTNGVLHLLALAHESEVEFCIEDFNKVGGKVPLIANVKPHGKYQMADLDKIGGLPLVLKELLDNGFLHGDQITVSGKTMAENLANVQRLSEIGQQDVVFPISSPVAPAGRHILILKGNLAPESAVLKLSGKDIAGVFRGPAVVFDGEEQAFQSVMKGKIKAGDVLVIRYEGPRGRRKSSNTKANILQKRSP, from the exons ATGGCGACTCAGCTGAAG GTCAATAGTAAGGTGCTCACTGGAGATGTTGCTGATCAAGCAAGTTGGATAAAAAAG ATTGGGGCAAGGGCACACATGAGGGCCATTGGATTCAAG GATGAAGATTTTGTGAAACCCTTGATAACTGTGGCTTGCCCCTATATCAATGTAATACCATGCAACTTTCACTTCAG GGAGCTTGCAGATCTTGTGATAGAGGCTGTCGAAGAAGAAGGAG GAAAAGCTGTCCTATGCTGCACACCTGTCATAAGTGATGCTATGACCATG GGAACAAGTGGTATGAAGTATTCCCTAATATCAAGGGACTGGATTACTGATTGTATTGAAATCACCCATGCTGGATACACTGGG GATGGCATGATCTGCCTTGCTGGCTGTGACAAGACAATTCCTGGTGTCACCATGGCCTTACCCAGGCTTGATGCA TGTGGTGTTGTTATTTATGGAGGAACAATGCTTCCTGGATGTGGAAAGAAACATACAAATCTGAGTGCTGGGAGTCCTTTTGAG gcACTTGGCTCATATAGTGCAGGCTCAATGGACATTGAAGATTTGAAGGATATTGAGTGTCATGCAATACCTGGTGCTGGAGCCTGTG gtggTATGTTCACTGCCAACACCATGTCATCTGTTGTAGAAACTCTTGGCTTGTCATTACCAG GTAGTGCTTCCGGTGTTGCTGTAGATGGGGAAAACAAG GTGATATCAGCTAAGAAGAGGGAAGTCAAAGAGGCTGTGAGGGCgttgttttctttgatgaaatcaggaaaaactgcaaaaaatattttgagtagGAAG GCTTTCGAAAATGCTGTAACAGTTATGTACGCTTTAGGTGGATCAACTAATGGAGTTCTTCATTTACTAGCTCTCGCCCATGA ATCTGAAGTAGAATTTTGCATTGAAGATTTTAATAAGGTTGGAGGAAAGGTTCCACTGATAGCAAATGTTAAACCACACGGCAAG TATCAAATGGCTGATTTGGACAAGATTGGAGGTCTTCCG TTAGTGTTGAAAGAACTACTGGATAATGGTTTTCTACATGGAGATCAGATCACAGTTAGTGGGAAAACAATGGCTGAAAATCTTGCAAATGTACAACGTCTTTCTGAAATAGGACAACAG GACGTAGTATTTCCAATTTCATCTCCAGTGGCGCCAGCTGGCAGACACATCTTGATTTTAAAG GGGAATCTTGCTCCTGAGAGCGCTGTACTCAAATTAAGTGGAAAAGATATAGCTGGAGTGTTTCGAGGTCCG GCAGTGGTATTTGATGGAGAAGAGCAAGCATTTCAAAGTGTTATGAAGGGAAAA ATCAAAGCCGGCGATGTACTGGTCATTCGGTATGAAGGTCCACGAGGCAG GAGAAAATCCTCGAACACAAAGGCTAATATACTGCAAAAACGTTCACCATAA